DNA from Carassius gibelio isolate Cgi1373 ecotype wild population from Czech Republic chromosome B8, carGib1.2-hapl.c, whole genome shotgun sequence:
TCTGGTCAATGGTAACAGTCCTCAGGGATTTCTGGAGCATAATGCCACACTGTATGAAAAGGGGGTTAATGTAGACTGCGATGATCGGGAGATTCGGATGCTTAATGAAGAGTTGCTTAACATTGAGCTGGAATGCCTGAGTATCATACAAGCACACAGGCTTCAGGCTGAAGGTGGTGGTCAGCAAGCCAAAAAACCTAGTGCCAAGGACTTTTCTGAGCAAGTCCATCAGGACCTCATCAATAACCAAGTGGATAATGAAGGCTCTACTAGTGCTTACAACACTGGAGAGAGCTGCTCGAGTTTACATCCTACTCTGGAACCAGATTCTCTTGAATTCCAAAGAATGGTTGCTGGAGACATGGGTAAAGGTTCTCCAATGCATAGACGCAACTCAACAACAGCATGCTCCAAACATAACCTCTCTCCCATTCAGGAGATCAGCCCTACCAAGAGTTTACCTGGAGATCCAGAGGTTACAAATCAGGGGAAACGAAAGAGTAAGAAAAAGAACCCAAGGAAGAGTCTTTTGACATCCTTGCGTCATTCGTCGTACAAGAATACCTACATCCCAGCCCATGCACAACATTACCAAAGCTATATGCAGCTTATCCAGCAGAAGTCAGCTGTGGAATAtgcccagagtcaagtcagcttAGCCAGCCTTTGCAAGAATGCAGAAACCCCCCCCACAGAGTCCAGGCTCAAGACGGGGTGGAAGGTAAAGATCCGTAGCGATGGAACAAGATACATCACCAAAAGGCCCATCAGGGACCAGCTTCTGAAAGAGCGAGCCTTGCGCATTCGAGAAGAACGCTGCAGTGTGACTACAGATGACGATGCAGCCAGCGAACTAAAACTGGGTCGATACTGGAACAAGGAGGAGCGCAAACAGCATGCGGCGCGGGCCAAAGAACAGCGTCAACGGCGGGAACTCGTGAAGCAGTGCTGCATAGAGAGCAAAGAACAAGCAGGAGCAATGGACAACAAGGAGCCTGATATTATCCAACTTAGCCGTAAAaagatgatgaagaggaggaacAAGAGAATATTTGATAATTGGATGACCATTCAGGAGCTGCTGACACATGGCACGAAGTCCACAGATGGTACAAGACTATATAATTCCTTTCTTTCTGTGACTACAGTATAAGGGATTGCGCGGTTTAGGGCACATTACTAGTTTACTGTGTAAAATTAGGTGAGGGTTGGTGGGGGAAATCTTGCCTCATTTCAAGAGGTAGGTCATATTGGGACTTAAGTATGAAAGCGATTTGGGAGACACAGTAGTTCGAGTACATATGCGTGATGATAAATTCAAGCAAACTACAGATTTCCTATCTTAATACTTTATAGAACTTGATGGTGCACTAACATTGCGGTTTGtactgaaatattttattgaacGACTCATCATAGTTTAATGTAAGAACAGATGCAAATCTATTTTATGTGAAATTCTGGCTCTTATTTGCAGTTATTTGCAGTTCACCCACTTATTTATTGTGATGGCTAGCAATATTAGGTTCCACTTAaacattgtggtgaaaatgaattgtgTCTATGACCTGATATTCCAAAGAGTTTCATTTACATATGTTAGAAAATTTCTCTCGTGTTGCCACAGATTAAGCATACCACTGCTTTTAAATGTGAACATTTATTGCTCTTCAGGAATACGGTTGAAAGCCCAAAGCATTCAGTTCACATGATGGAGATCAtacaattttcacttttcacaaaAGCAGTGAACACTTATAATctacaaaatctaatttaaaaattcTACATATCAAAAAGGAGCTGTGGAAATAGGTATGGGTAGAACAGCCTGTATACAAGTCTGTAGGAAGCATGAAAAGTACAGTTTAAGAGATGTTGGTGTCGACAGTGTTGCTCATTTGAAcctttttacaaatgtttgccATTGTTTGATGAAACTAAAAGAAAATCTTATAACAAATAAGGATGGCTCAATAGTGGTTACGCATAAGATGTCAGTCGAAAAGACAGGCTCACTATATTAAGTTACACATTGCAACCCACAGCACTCAACCATCTAGTGCATGGGAAATCACATTAGTCCATTTTAGAATCTATTTACCAGCATCAGAGGATTAATACATGTCGGTGCTATGCTGGGAAGCCAGTTAAAATCAAAGGAtctacaaataaaagaaaaatagcaaaGAAAGGAAATCAGTCTAATGCTGCTATTGAGCACTTTGTGCTACAAGCCAGCAGATGAATGCAGAAGGCAATATGAGGGGAAAGGGGTGCTCTCCTGGAATGTTTAGACACTGGTCTGCCAGTCAACAGGAATCCTGAGATCATCCGTTTACTGGACTAAACTGAaggaagtgcacacacacccctCACCCctacaaacatatgcacacactcacacaaaccaAAGATTTGCCACATTTTCACTCTTAGTAGAGCAGGAGAGAGATGAATGATGTTTGACCCGACAGCGTTAGAATGTGTTTATGAAGAGTTGATGGCCGCCCATGATTAGAACACGATTACAGAAAACTGCTATGGACACAAGGCATTCGAGGCTCCGCTCAACCACCAGAAAGATGAGCTTCCAGTTTTTGTTCTTCAAAGAGCCCATATTAAGTGAAGGGTCATAAGGAGTGGATGTGTCACAAGAGGTCACCAGAATGCACTCCTCTCCTGGTCTATAAAGGATCTGCTAAACTTGCAGGATAAGTGATTTTTGGGGTTTTGTACAGTAGAGTGTAAAAATCAATAATGTGTGGTCAAACTTCAGTCTTGCTCCATGGTGTCATCTGCAGTCTCTGAGCTGTCCGAACTGATTTCTGCAGTGGTACTGCCCTCTGCCGTCAGCTCAGTGGAACTGCTGGGACATGCAGATGGAGTCTCTGCACTGGACACTCCCTCGTCACTGCtgttattgctgctgctgctactaCTGCTGACTGGGTCATTTCTCTCGTCCGTTTCCTGAGCCTCGGCGCTCTCGTCCCTCTCCGACCGCTGTTCTGGTAGATCTGATTCACTGCCGGTCGCCTGATTGTGGGAAGGGTCAGATGAATCTTCCGAAGTGGATTTGTCAACCCCGTTTTCTACGACCTCTGACTGTGTACTCGAGGgttctgcagagagagagagagaggagcagaaAACGTAAATGTATGCAAACAGCTGCTGATatgcaaaaatatgcaaatattagaACAGCAGTTACTCACATGTCCAAACgggtttaaataaaacattaattaataaattaataaattatattaatggcTTATTTTACACTGACTGAACCCAAATTTTATAGTCTATTGTGATTTTCAGTCACACACCTTCTTTGCACATCGAGAAATGTACAAtatgtagaaataaaaaaaaatacaccaagtttggacacacttgacTAAATGAGACCTCTTTATAAAACCGAAGCTCAAcagaactaataaaaaaataattaaattaaatacggAGTTGGCATGAAAGTAATCTGGTCTATTATGTGGAAGCCTATTATAGTATAATGCATCTTTCATTGCTGCTCATGTCTGCAGAAATGGTCTTCACCGTGCATGTTAGGATTCATTTTTGTCAGCAAAGGAACAAAAACACGAAACAGCACTTTCCATTTTTGGCACTTTCCCCTGAACAGTTACCTAGCTCCAGTGGTAAACAGCTGCCTCTAGTACTCGGTGGTATTAATGTTGATAAAACAAATGCATTGTGGATGAATCccataatacaatattaaaaagacCTTTAGGGGGGGATGAGACTCAGGTTTGACCAAACAAGCAGACCACGTGCGAAACCAGCCTGGGAAAAGCAGCTGACAGTCCCAGATGACAGAAATAACCTTCAATGAACGGGCAAGGTCCAGATGCTTCAATTACATTTGACCTGATTTTCACAACCTCAGTCCACACAAGATGTTAGAAGCAATATCTCTAGGTGTATGCCAATATCCTCTCAACATAGTTCTGCTGGTAGTCAGTGCACTGTACCTTGGTCTTCAGAGACGAGTTCTTCAGGTTTATTATCCTTCACCTCCGCAGTGACGTCTGAGGAAGACTGTGGTACATCCGATGAGCTCTCTGCTGCCGATGTGCAGGGCGACTGCTTTTCATTCAGCTCTTTCTCCATGCCTTCCTCATTGTCATCTTCCTCATCTTCGAACTTGAGTCTCTTTGCTTCATGAGTCTCAGTGTTTGTACCATCATCGTCATCTTCACGATGTTTACATTTCACTGGACCACCGTGTGAACCGTCTGCTTCGGACACTGCTGAAGgctcactaaataaaaaaaaaaattaactctaAATGCCCACTTCTACAGACCTTGAAATCATAATTTGAGTCATGTCCAGTTTTGGCATGGATTTTCAGCTTTTTGAGATATGACGGGTGCATtaaaactagggatgtcaaatttcgattatttccatgatcgatcgtcgtttaaattaacgatcaattaatcgattaatcgttaaccataatactgcaaaatgcgtctattgcaggcacgcagtcagcggtatgacaggatgtgcaaaagccacacacacacacaaaacgctttctcacttgaattaaagaggttttagtctgaataaaatgctagtagcaggattataaaatgaatagatgcgattatgatcatttgataaaatgaagagagcgcgccatacttttgaggtcattttactttgttgacagtttccaatcccgcacggagaacgctgaacgcgcctctttaaatggttttgtggtgctcgttgttgtattttaaagcacaattgcaatgttttcaactgacattattgtataaaattatccgaaatgtggagcgcgtgtgactgcgctgcacattaagtgaactacatcggcgctgctgcaccaaaacacagttgctcacattaatttgatcctgctggattctgtcctagaaaatgtcagatttttaaaaatccggcatacagcgcattagatcgtgacagtgcatgcgtgcagacgaggatgagcgagcgcggctttggctagatttatttggaggttattgctcatgtctcattcggcacaaatcgaaatgtttccatattcgcaatgtatttgaatgttaaactattatttataatgtaaactaggcttgtgcTTAACAcacattcgcatatagacggaaagaTGATCCtctgagcaaaaacgtccttggcataacagcagagtggaccggtatactacggtctatttaaactgaccagtgtaaccttttaatgtttagttgacattttattttgataatgaacagactgcgatgtaagtttgaatcgctagaatatacgtgtgcagcaggctccggggcgatcgaaacagctgaaaaaatatatattttccgcaaaagtgtttactttcatttgtgcacactcacaataaaaacagaagatttgtgctcttgtaaaataaagcaaacaaacagaatgcgttgtcatccttttttttttttttgtgaacttatggagcgcccacacttctgctttaaatccgttaatcttaattagcctatttaagtcggatatatttcgcatagcctatttaaaaaacaaaaaaaacaacatgaaaacaaattgttatttttatgttgggcctattacttagtaggctataaattttccttaaagcatcccattttgtcccagggcttagaacctgtgccctagtcaggtccatgcagaaacttgtgaacgatgctcggcgtcaccgtttagtgacagcagtgaatgctccaggaatgtgtcggtcacagcgcctattaatcgctgttttgaatccagcaattatttatttagaaatgataagatctgattatgacaagtgtggtataaaagctttgtttattagaggaataataggttaactggaaaatgttagattgcgaccatgcttttggaccccatagtcttcatttacgcggctttgttctggtttgccggttggtcacgaatttccacaaattcagtatatttaggcattgtttcttttcctaaatcttcatagtctaaccctctaatttcccaggtttattttattatctttcgcttttaataactgttttcgcatctcttactgtggtaaacatgggaagggaaattaaagatttcatgaattaagaattcgttcgatttattaatttgttcccttatttcacttaaatcatgggttatttagggaacaaaattaatgaaacatggacaattgccacattaataattcgtaggaatgaattaacaagttgtaggaatgaatagactacctgtcctgtcactgtgtcccgcagccctgcaaagcgcacgatataaaacagttatctgatgaaatgattagtaactacatttctattgcatttaatgttgaagaacttttatgttgtttctattttaatgtactttaaagtttaaatcacattaaaagcttaatttgtacattgtgaatgaatgatgatgcttttatatatcgtcaccgtcactcacagccgctcgcacgtgttgagtgcgcacgagccgcacgcagcccaacattgaatcggttaaccgaccatcgatagccttaatcgattgcatctcttatcgacaattaatcgatcatcgattaatcgttgacatccctaattaaAACAGTCTTGGAATCTTTATTATGCctaatttgtttttccttttcaaatgctttttaagtATAGATTTTGTTGTAACACACTTTGATCAAACAATGAAAATCCAATAATTCATTAGAATCTAAACACATAGCGCTTTAAAACCAATTGAATAGTCATTATGTGaaaattatcaataaaaaaattattgtccCAAAGTTGTGGCGTCATTTCAAACAAAGAAAAATGgtcgcagttttttttttctcctcaaaaGCTAAAGTATTTCTTTACCAATGAGACAGTGTCAACGAGGAGCTTAAATGAAATTagacaaaaaaattatgttcattagttaaagtgaatttaaaatgaacaatactaaacatcacatcatttattaatattagttgaTTTCAGCATTGTTGGtgtttgttaaaattaaatacacagtgaaCTAACACGAACAAGCAATGAAAGAATATTTTCATGAACTAACATTCACAATAATTAATGCATAGTGTAAATAATGTATTGTTCATGTTAGTCAttccattaactaatgttaacaaatgacatattgtaaagtgttacctaaatatGCTAAATAACAGCTGTGAGTTAATGAGTTCTTCCAAAAAATacaagaaatagaaaaaaaatctcttcCATCTTTCATCAACTATAGGTCTACATCCACTGAACAAGAGTATCATGTCCTGGCATGTTTTTGTACTCACTTGACTGTTCTGTCTGATTGCTCTGATGCTTGTTCTTTGCCTTCTGTGCTGTCAGGAAGGCCGTTGGTAGCTACGCTGCTGGACAGGGATAGTTTTGGTCTGTTCAGTGGCCTGTGTGTTCCTGGACCATTCACATTTCTATCACAGACAATCAAAGACACATCAAACCATCAGACAGTAAAACGAAGTCCAACAAACCTCTCTTTACAGAGAGCGCTAACATTTCAAACTGGATTGGTTTAGTGACCCATGAGGCTGATATCAAAGTTTCCACAACGCTGGTTAAAGTGATAAACTCACCTATCAGGAAACGCTGAAGTGTTGCCAGGGAACATGACACCGTTCACTCTGTTCACACAACCGGAtccttttttactgtaaaaataagaGATGCATTAAAGAACAGTTTAAAAGCATCACTGAAAGCTGCCCAATCAGAAAACAGTCAAACAGAGCAGAAAGAGAGTTTAACTCACTCTGAGGAAGGATACACACAACTGACCACCATCACATTctgaaaatgacaaatatttaatttagctcAGTGGAGAGAGTTCAGAAAAACCTTTAGAAAACAGAGCACAAATAAAATCCATTCCCAAAGTTTCTTTGAATGCAACATACCTTCTCCACACCCCTGAGGAACTTCTCTGTTCCCGCATAGTTTCTTTTCGGCTCAGTTAGAAGCTCACAGAGACGCTGAATAGTgaaaggaatcctgaaaaaacaacaaaaatcgattgaaatgctttaaaaaaggGACAATGGAGGAACTGTGGAATATGCCTGGCGTCTCTTACCCATTGTATCCACTGACGATTTTAAGAATCCTCTGCTTCATCTCCTCAAAGGGGATGTACTCCACGTTTGGATTGGCAGGTCCCCGCTGCTCTGGACATGAGGCTTTAAAATCATCCATCACTTTCTCCAGCTTAAAGAGGAAGTAACCTTTAAACTGAGACCACTGAATCCTGGTGATGAAGAGAAACATGATGAAACAGAAACATCTGAAACTTCACATTTACATTTCAGTTGTATGGATGCATCGAGATGAAAGTTTTGGGCTGAAACTCCAACTTCTTTGTaaagattttattaaataatacaaagtcatttaatttaacaactttaatgatactgaatttaaaaaaaactacatttttttactgaaagtaacactttaacattagttaactactttagttaacgaACAAATAAACGATACTacttcagcatttattaatcttagttaacagtaacttcaacatttactaatgtattattaaaatcaacagttgAGCTTGTTAACAGTTAATGTACTCtgaattaacatgaattaacagTGAACTATTCTCATTAACCAACGTTAggaaagatgaataaatgctgtaataaatgtattgttcatgttagttaataggCTACATTCATTTACactaactaatggaaccttattgtgaagtgttGCTTTAATATTAATGGACATGTTATCAGAGAAGAGACATCCTTGCGAGGGGAAGTTAAcgtctgatttaaaaaaaagggcacattaagcaaaaaaaaaaaaaaaaaaaaaaaaaaaagaaaagaggcaCAGATAAATCATgcagcatttctttaaaaaaaataagaactgcCAATTTTGATTTGATGTTTGAAACTCTATAGaagcctttttttttgtcttaggaGCAGGAGAAAAATGTACTCATGACTTTTATTTACACAATTCTGACTGAGTTATGTTAGTTTTTAGTTCTGAGAATTTACAGTTTCTCTCTATTAAAGTCTGATTATTTTGTGGataaggccatccttaaaaatattcttgtttgccgtaacccgaccCACCCGGTCAATTTAGGACcaagtcaaatgtatttttttttttttttttttgcttttagtccgactGACTTGCCGGTTGTACATTTGCGTTAAAAGACagaccaattttttttaaactcctcaaacaactaacacaaaagcaataaaataatattaattatattttagtaagtattgtaaacatataaattgcctaggcctacatacaaacaaaggctatgttctttttttaaaacccTGTGACGTCATCAGTGTTTACACATGTCACACTATGGCCCGTGCGTCCGACAGTCTCCTCTCATTCACTGTCAGGGTCAGGGTTCACGCTTGGTAATGATGGCGGCGGCTGCAGTAAACGAAATGTTCGTGGTCACGGTTCAAAGTCATAtgggttcgggcaccataatacatctaaaaaattaatttaaacagttTGACACTGCTTTAACTTGGtacgaagttctggaaaaactgtgcccagatctaATTTAAAACCGTGACCGTGTCGACTGGCACTTCATGTTCGAGAAAATATTGTACGAATCGATTGGACCAACaaacacaagtttcgaaaacgaaaataggaaattgattttaacgGCCTTCTCTCGGAGCacgtccaggttttttttttttttttgaacacgcGTCACACAGCAACTGAAGCTTCAGACACACACGAATAACAGcgaataatacttctgcacagtgtttctctttttacaacagaaatatgaattctgccggtattcagaccgtctcatgcatacagatacagattcaGGCTAGAACCACCCATgcgatttttttgttgttgacatttctaatcgtaaacacagccatgttgaagcctgcagtaaatgttttgaaTTATGGCAGTCCaatctgcttattgtttttcgagaatgttgcactcctatttgtcattgtgcacgttaacttcacgccaataaatcatcagaaatattggtctttaccaatatattgaatctttacattcaGGACGCatgttgtccgtggatttacctatatttggtgttatttgccataaaaaaaatgcatctagacatgcaaaatcgattttacaatcgattcaataaacacttgtcactcaaattggatttttttttttcacaaaagtgacaacccaagaaagcaaagtaaacagtctctcattTATAGGTTGCAAAACAGTATAACAAtacctcattttttttcttctcacctgaaattcatgcaataaacattttttgacaaagatttcaatttgtctttggtctatatagcctgcatcaaaatgaggtttgcaatgatgcgcCCGAAGGCACGGGTTGAAGACACAGTCAGTGACGTCATGATATGctcatttgtttaaattcatacctacgtCATCATcaccaaaattgtaaaaaaaaaaattttttacattgaaacttgaaaaataaacatatagaCCTACCGACCGACCCTTTTTTAACTTCTTTTTAccgttactgcaaaccaaaatatttttaaggatggccaaAATTAGTCTGTCTGGATCAGAAAAGGtctttgcacatttatttcatgttcatatTAATGCACAAAATCAGATATTACGttcaagaaataaacattttgttcaaaaaatatattttatgatccATGCAGACACTTTCAATtatacgaagaaaaaaaaaaatctgaattgtgagatgttaaaagacctgaattgtgagatatatattCAAAAACTGCAATATACAAACACAGAAACGTAaaacaaagtcagaattatgtgatgaaaagtcacaattaccttttttattccgAGGTTTGTCCTTGAAATAAGTGTGTGTCTATGAAAGCAATATTCTCTGTTCAGCAGCATCTGTAGAATCGATGTGTGTGAGAACTGAACTTACATGGTCTCTCCTGTTTTTGCAACATGCGACAGAAACTGATCCAAAATGGGGCAGGTTTCCTTTTCTCCTTTCTTCTCGAAATCTACAGTGAAcaacaaaagaaataataatgcctcttgtagaaatatttttttattctattgcatattcattttaacattactgATACCTTACTTTAGTGTTAttgcttacagtgcattcatgcttCATCAATTTTGTATGAAGAATGCCAATGGAGCACTTAGAAACTGACATTTCTGAAATGGTGCTTGAATTGGAGAATTTACAGTATGGTCatggacaagaaaaaaaaatatggatttgTAGAA
Protein-coding regions in this window:
- the LOC127963954 gene encoding E3 ubiquitin-protein ligase PDZRN3-like, which produces IDIVFRYVLQDVSWLENRNSLDDSHLGTLEQQLHQVKEFTTRMLQQSTNEEDGGTTDTATLLSNQHEKDSGVGRTDESTRNDESSEQDILGDDQNSLCDTLPESHRKYIYNQETVESGNMHLSNDSFLSADNGDGGSFLGVPGTACEHFWKLLELKSLVNGNSPQGFLEHNATLYEKGVNVDCDDREIRMLNEELLNIELECLSIIQAHRLQAEGGGQQAKKPSAKDFSEQVHQDLINNQVDNEGSTSAYNTGESCSSLHPTLEPDSLEFQRMVAGDMGKGSPMHRRNSTTACSKHNLSPIQEISPTKSLPGDPEVTNQGKRKSKKKNPRKSLLTSLRHSSYKNTYIPAHAQHYQSYMQLIQQKSAVEYAQSQVSLASLCKNAETPPTESRLKTGWKVKIRSDGTRYITKRPIRDQLLKERALRIREERCSVTTDDDAASELKLGRYWNKEERKQHAARAKEQRQRRELVKQCCIESKEQAGAMDNKEPDIIQLSRKKMMKRRNKRIFDNWMTIQELLTHGTKSTDGTRLYNSFLSVTTV
- the LOC127963949 gene encoding serine/threonine-protein phosphatase 4 regulatory subunit 2-A-like isoform X2, which codes for MIQWSQFKGYFLFKLEKVMDDFKASCPEQRGPANPNVEYIPFEEMKQRILKIVSGYNGIPFTIQRLCELLTEPKRNYAGTEKFLRGVEKNVMVVSCVYPSSDKKGSGCVNRVNGVMFPGNTSAFPDRNVNGPGTHRPLNRPKLSLSSSVATNGLPDSTEGKEQASEQSDRTVNEPSAVSEADGSHGGPVKCKHREDDDDGTNTETHEAKRLKFEDEEDDNEEGMEKELNEKQSPCTSAAESSSDVPQSSSDVTAEVKDNKPEELVSEDQEPSSTQSEVVENGVDKSTSEDSSDPSHNQATGSESDLPEQRSERDESAEAQETDERNDPVSSSSSSSNNSSDEGVSSAETPSACPSSSTELTAEGSTTAEISSDSSETADDTMEQD
- the LOC127963949 gene encoding serine/threonine-protein phosphatase 4 regulatory subunit 2-A-like isoform X1, producing the protein MEIDTLLGAFRDFEKKGEKETCPILDQFLSHVAKTGETMIQWSQFKGYFLFKLEKVMDDFKASCPEQRGPANPNVEYIPFEEMKQRILKIVSGYNGIPFTIQRLCELLTEPKRNYAGTEKFLRGVEKNVMVVSCVYPSSDKKGSGCVNRVNGVMFPGNTSAFPDRNVNGPGTHRPLNRPKLSLSSSVATNGLPDSTEGKEQASEQSDRTVNEPSAVSEADGSHGGPVKCKHREDDDDGTNTETHEAKRLKFEDEEDDNEEGMEKELNEKQSPCTSAAESSSDVPQSSSDVTAEVKDNKPEELVSEDQEPSSTQSEVVENGVDKSTSEDSSDPSHNQATGSESDLPEQRSERDESAEAQETDERNDPVSSSSSSSNNSSDEGVSSAETPSACPSSSTELTAEGSTTAEISSDSSETADDTMEQD